In one Sesamum indicum cultivar Zhongzhi No. 13 linkage group LG12, S_indicum_v1.0, whole genome shotgun sequence genomic region, the following are encoded:
- the LOC105175949 gene encoding probable aspartyl protease At4g16563 — MSMTTFHLFLLVLVLTLIFDKSSHAREIRNRDQSPLVLGLTHSRATIPTPKAASNSAKKPAEMLDMTEPLKEIRDGYIISLNLGTPPQVIQVFLDTGSDLTWVPCGNLSFECIDCDEYGNKKLTASFSPSFSSSSSRDSCSSPFCINIHSSDNSFDPCTAAGCSLSTLVRSTCSRPCPSFAYTYGDGVVAGILSRDILRVHASSPNSTREIPKFCFGCVGSTYREPIGIAGFGKGPLSLPSQLGFLQKGFSHCFLPFKYANNPNISSPLVLGDLAISSKESLQFTPILKSPMYPNFYYIDLEAVTVGNTNATQVPLNFREFDSSGNGGMIIDSGTTYTHLPEPFYSQLLSVLQSAVTYARATEVEERSGFDLCYRIPCPNNNISLADDLPAITFHFLNNVSLTLPQGNSFYAMSAPNNSTVTKCLLFQSMDDRDYGPAGIFGSFQQQNVEVVYDLEKERIGFKVADCASFAISQGLQKT, encoded by the coding sequence ATGAGCATGACAACCTTTCACCTCTTTCTTCTTGTGCTTGTACTCACCTTAATCTTTGATAAGTCGTCCCATGCAAGAGAAATTAGAAACCGCGATCAGTCGCCATTAGTCTTGGGCTTAACTCATTCCAGGGCAACTATTCCCACTCCAAAAGCTGCTTCAAACTCCGCAAAGAAACCAGCAGAAATGCTGGATATGACAGAGCCCCTCAAAGAAATAAGAGATGGATACATTATATCCCTCAACTTAGGGACACCCCCTCAAGTCATACAAGTGTTTTTGGACACTGGAAGTGACCTCACTTGGGTGCCTTGTGGGAATCTATCTTTCGAATGCATAGATTGTGATGAGTATGGAAACAAGAAGTTAACAGCTAGTTTCTCTCCTTCCTTTTCCTCCTCATCCTCGAGAGATTCTTGTTCAAGTCCTTTCTGCATCAACATTCATAGCTCTGATAACTCGTTTGATCCTTGCACCGCGGCCGGGTGCTCATTGAGTACCCTAGTCCGGTCCACATGTTCTAGGCCGTGTCCTTCATTTGCTTACACCTATGGTGATGGTGTTGTGGCTGGAATTCTTAGTAGGGATATTCTTAGAGTTCATGCAAGTAGCCCTAATTCCACAAGGGAGATTCCCAAATTCTGCTTTGGTTGTGTTGGTTCGACATATAGAGAGCCTATAGGGATTGCAGGGTTTGGAAAAGGGCCGCTCTCGCTACCTTCACAGCTAGGGTTTTTGCAGAAGGGTTTCTCCCATTGCTTTTTGCCTTTCAAATATGCAAACAACCCTAATATCTCCAGCCCTCTAGTTTTAGGAGACCTGGCAATATCCTCCAAAGAGTCTTTGCAGTTTACCCCCATCTTGAAAAGCCCCATGTATCCAAACTTCTACTACATTGATCTAGAGGCTGTAACTGTGGGCAATACCAACGCAACACAAGTGCCCTTAAACTTCAGAGAGTTTGATTCATCAGGCAATGGTGGCATGATCATTGACTCAGGAACCACTTACACTCACTTACCGGAGCCATTCTATTCACAACTTCTGTCGGTACTCCAGTCAGCAGTAACATACGCTCGAGCTACAGAAGTGGAGGAGAGATCAGGGTTTGATCTTTGTTACAGAATTCCATGCCCAAACAACAATATCAGCCTAGCTGATGATCTTCCAGCGATCACCTTCCATTTCTTGAACAATGTGAGTCTCACACTGCCCCAAGGGAACTCGTTTTATGCCATGAGTGCACCCAATAATTCTACTGTCACAAAGTGTTTGCTCTTCCAGAGCATGGATGATAGGGACTATGGACCGGCTGGGATTTTTGGGAGTTTTCAACAGCAGAATGTGGAAGTTGTCTATGACTTGGAGAAGGAGAGAATTGGATTTAAGGTTGCGGATTGTGCCTCGTTTGCAATTTCTCAAGGACTCCAAAAGACATAA
- the LOC105175850 gene encoding transmembrane protein 56 isoform X2, producing MTRSLRTVLAFQSYQNQAKVYDLTQLISTFYFRSYNALTKIQRTEWNNRGISTLHAVFISIMSMYFVFCSELFADHNSAGLITLRTSPLSTFVLGMSVGYFVSDLGMICWLYPSLGGAEYIVHHSLSGIAVAYSMFTGEGQLYTFMVLISEVTTPQINMRWYLDMAGLKKSSAYLINGVMIFFGWLVARILLFVYMFYHVYLHYTQVMQMHTVGFLLVFSVPLALAVMNLLWFGKILKGLKKTLAKRK from the exons ATGACGCGATCTCTAAGAACAGTTTTGGCATTTCAATCTTATCAAAACCAGGCTAAG GTATATGATTTGACTCAGCTGATCAGCACGTTTTATTTCAGGAGTTATAATGCCCTCACAAAGATTCAAAGAACCGAGTGGAACAATCG TGGCATTTCCACTCTGCATGctgtttttatttcaattatgtcCATGTACTTCGTGTTCTGTTCTGAACTTTTTGCTGATCACAATTCTGCTGGGCTAATTACACTCAGAACTTCACCCCTCTCAACATTTGTGCTAGGG ATGTCTGTTGGTTACTTCGTATCTGACCTTGGAATGATTTGTTGGCTCTATCCTTCTTTGGGTGGAGCAGAGTAC attGTCCATCACTCTCTTTCAGGAATTGCAGTAGCATATTCCATGTTCACTGGGGAGGGGCAGCTTTACACATTCATGGTACTGATATCTGAGGTGACCACCCCACAGATCAACATGAGATG GTATCTTGATATGGCTGGACTGAAGAAATCCAGTGCATATCTGATCAATGGtgttatgatattttttggtTGGTTG GTGGCGAgaattcttttgtttgtttacaTGTTTTACCATGTCTACCTCCACTATACACAG GTCATGCAGATGCACACTGTTGGGTTTCTTTTGGTGTTTTCTGTACCATTGGCACTTGCTGTCATGAACTTACTGTGGTTTGGGAAGATTCTCAAGGGATTGAAGAAGACTTTAGCAAAAAGGAAATGA
- the LOC105175850 gene encoding transmembrane protein 56 isoform X1: MTRSLRTVLAFQSYQNQAKVLVRNYVLADPFIPYASVLCGILTCKLVYDLTQLISTFYFRSYNALTKIQRTEWNNRGISTLHAVFISIMSMYFVFCSELFADHNSAGLITLRTSPLSTFVLGMSVGYFVSDLGMICWLYPSLGGAEYIVHHSLSGIAVAYSMFTGEGQLYTFMVLISEVTTPQINMRWYLDMAGLKKSSAYLINGVMIFFGWLVARILLFVYMFYHVYLHYTQVMQMHTVGFLLVFSVPLALAVMNLLWFGKILKGLKKTLAKRK; encoded by the exons ATGACGCGATCTCTAAGAACAGTTTTGGCATTTCAATCTTATCAAAACCAGGCTAAGGTGCTGGTCAGAAACTATGTACTAGCAGATCCTTTTATCCCGTATGCTTCTGTTCTTTGTGGCATTTTGACGTGCAAATTG GTATATGATTTGACTCAGCTGATCAGCACGTTTTATTTCAGGAGTTATAATGCCCTCACAAAGATTCAAAGAACCGAGTGGAACAATCG TGGCATTTCCACTCTGCATGctgtttttatttcaattatgtcCATGTACTTCGTGTTCTGTTCTGAACTTTTTGCTGATCACAATTCTGCTGGGCTAATTACACTCAGAACTTCACCCCTCTCAACATTTGTGCTAGGG ATGTCTGTTGGTTACTTCGTATCTGACCTTGGAATGATTTGTTGGCTCTATCCTTCTTTGGGTGGAGCAGAGTAC attGTCCATCACTCTCTTTCAGGAATTGCAGTAGCATATTCCATGTTCACTGGGGAGGGGCAGCTTTACACATTCATGGTACTGATATCTGAGGTGACCACCCCACAGATCAACATGAGATG GTATCTTGATATGGCTGGACTGAAGAAATCCAGTGCATATCTGATCAATGGtgttatgatattttttggtTGGTTG GTGGCGAgaattcttttgtttgtttacaTGTTTTACCATGTCTACCTCCACTATACACAG GTCATGCAGATGCACACTGTTGGGTTTCTTTTGGTGTTTTCTGTACCATTGGCACTTGCTGTCATGAACTTACTGTGGTTTGGGAAGATTCTCAAGGGATTGAAGAAGACTTTAGCAAAAAGGAAATGA
- the LOC105175851 gene encoding BTB/POZ domain and ankyrin repeat-containing protein NPR2 isoform X2 codes for MTNILPYGRIGYEAFLTFLSYLYTGKLRPSPVEVSTCVDNICAHDVCRPAIDFAVELMYASAIFQVSELVSLFQRRLLNLVGKAVVEDVIPIVVVAFHCQLSQLLTQCIHRVARSDLEAISIEKELPSKVAEEIRLLRLNSQVEQENKVATVDPLHEKRVKRIHKALDSDDVELVRLLLTESDITLDEAYALHYAIAYCDPKIVTEVLSLGLSDVNLRNTRGNTVLHIAARRKEPSIIVSLLTKGASASEPTFEGQSALSICKRSTRPKEYQMKREKGQEANKDRMCIDILEREMRRNPIAGDASISSLAMADDLHMKFLYLEDRVAFARMFFPTEAKLAMEIAHAETTSELAGLLSSRGSSGNLMEVDLNETPITQNKRLLSRIETLTRTVELGRRYFPHCSQVLDKFMEDDLPDAFYLEKGTPEEQRMKRMRYMELKDEVNRAFNKDKAELHRSGFSSSYSASFKERTSYKVQKL; via the exons ATGACAAATATCTTACCTTATGGCAGGATCGGATATGAGGCTTTCCTTACCTTCTTGAGCTACTTGTACACGGGAAAGCTTAGGCCATCTCCAGTAGAGGTGTCCACATGTGTCGATAACATATGTGCCCATGACGTTTGCAGGCCCGCTATTGACTTTGCTGTAGAATTGATGTATGCATCGGCAATTTTTCAGGTCTCAGAACTTGTCTCACTGTTTCAG CGCCGACTTCTTAATTTGGTTGGCAAGGCTGTTGTAGAAGATGTTATCCCCATTGTTGTGGTTGCCTTCCATTGTCAATTAAGTCAACTTCTCACCCAGTGTATCCATCGAGTAGCCAGATCGGACCTTGAGGCGATCTCTATTGAGAAAGAACTCCCATCTAAAGTTGCAGAGGAAATCAGATTGCTCCGCCTTAATTCTCAGGTagagcaagaaaataaagtgGCGACGGTCGATCCTTTGCATGAGAAACGAGTTAAGAGAATACATAAGGCATTGGACTCGGATGATGTTGAACTCGTCAGACTTCTCCTGACTGAGTCTGATATAACTTTAGATGAGGCATATGCTCTCCACTATGCTATTGCATATTGTGATCCCAAGATAGTGACAGAGGTGCTTAGTCTAGGTCTTTCTGATGTCAACTTGAGGAATACGCGGGGTAATACGGTTCTTCATATTGCTGCTAGGCGCAAGGAACCATCAATTATAGTGTCACTTCTGACCAAGGGAGCATCTGCATCAGAACCAACATTTGAAGGACAAAGTGCTCTTAGCATTTGTAAGAGATCGACAAGGCCAAAGGAATATCAgatgaaaagagagaaagggCAGGAAGCAAACAAAGATCGTATGTGCATTGATATCCTGGAGAGAGAAATGCGTAGAAATCCAATTGCAGGGGATGCATCTATCTCATCCCTTGCAATGGCTGATGATCTGCATATGAAATTTCTCTACCTAGAAGACAGAG TGGCATTTGCACGGATGTTTTTTCCTACTGAAGCCAAACTAGCTATGGAAATTGCACATGCTGAAACCACATCCGAGCTTGCTGGTCTTTTGTCATCAAGAGGTTCAAGTGGGAACTTGATGGAGGTAGATTTGAATGAAACACCCATTACTCAGAACAAAAGGCTTCTTTCAAGAATAGAAACTCTTACCAGAACAG TTGAGTTGGGAAGGCGCTATTTCCCCCATTGCTCCCAGGTGCTTGATAAGTTTATGGAGGATGATTTACCCGACGCGTTCTACCTTGAGAAGGGCACGCCAGAAGAGCAGAGAATGAAGCGGATGCGCTACATGGAACTCAAAGATGAAGTTAACAGAGCATTCAACAAGGACAAAGCCGAGCTTCACCGTTctggtttttcttcttcatattCGGCTTCCTTCAAAGAGCGGACGAGTTACAAAGTTCAAAAACTCTGA
- the LOC105175851 gene encoding BTB/POZ domain and ankyrin repeat-containing protein NPR2 isoform X1, which produces MSDKAYASGGPEAGLNLEIISLSKLSCNLGQLLCESGADFSDADIVVEDNSVGIHRCILAARSKFFFDLFRKDKGCVGKEGKPKYWMTNILPYGRIGYEAFLTFLSYLYTGKLRPSPVEVSTCVDNICAHDVCRPAIDFAVELMYASAIFQVSELVSLFQRRLLNLVGKAVVEDVIPIVVVAFHCQLSQLLTQCIHRVARSDLEAISIEKELPSKVAEEIRLLRLNSQVEQENKVATVDPLHEKRVKRIHKALDSDDVELVRLLLTESDITLDEAYALHYAIAYCDPKIVTEVLSLGLSDVNLRNTRGNTVLHIAARRKEPSIIVSLLTKGASASEPTFEGQSALSICKRSTRPKEYQMKREKGQEANKDRMCIDILEREMRRNPIAGDASISSLAMADDLHMKFLYLEDRVAFARMFFPTEAKLAMEIAHAETTSELAGLLSSRGSSGNLMEVDLNETPITQNKRLLSRIETLTRTVELGRRYFPHCSQVLDKFMEDDLPDAFYLEKGTPEEQRMKRMRYMELKDEVNRAFNKDKAELHRSGFSSSYSASFKERTSYKVQKL; this is translated from the exons ATGAGTGATAAGGCATACGCTTCTGGTGGACCTGAGGCAGGGTTAAACCTTGAAATCATCAGTTTAAGTAAGCTGAGTTGTAATTTGGGGCAACTGTTGTGTGAATCAGGTGCGGATTTCAGTGATGCTGATATTGTGGTGGAAGACAATAGTGTCGGCATACACCGATGCATTTTAGCAGCTAGGAGTAAGTTCTTTTTTGATCTTTTCAGAAAAGATAAGGGTTGTGTTGGAAAGGAAGGAAAGCCAAAGTATTGGATGACAAATATCTTACCTTATGGCAGGATCGGATATGAGGCTTTCCTTACCTTCTTGAGCTACTTGTACACGGGAAAGCTTAGGCCATCTCCAGTAGAGGTGTCCACATGTGTCGATAACATATGTGCCCATGACGTTTGCAGGCCCGCTATTGACTTTGCTGTAGAATTGATGTATGCATCGGCAATTTTTCAGGTCTCAGAACTTGTCTCACTGTTTCAG CGCCGACTTCTTAATTTGGTTGGCAAGGCTGTTGTAGAAGATGTTATCCCCATTGTTGTGGTTGCCTTCCATTGTCAATTAAGTCAACTTCTCACCCAGTGTATCCATCGAGTAGCCAGATCGGACCTTGAGGCGATCTCTATTGAGAAAGAACTCCCATCTAAAGTTGCAGAGGAAATCAGATTGCTCCGCCTTAATTCTCAGGTagagcaagaaaataaagtgGCGACGGTCGATCCTTTGCATGAGAAACGAGTTAAGAGAATACATAAGGCATTGGACTCGGATGATGTTGAACTCGTCAGACTTCTCCTGACTGAGTCTGATATAACTTTAGATGAGGCATATGCTCTCCACTATGCTATTGCATATTGTGATCCCAAGATAGTGACAGAGGTGCTTAGTCTAGGTCTTTCTGATGTCAACTTGAGGAATACGCGGGGTAATACGGTTCTTCATATTGCTGCTAGGCGCAAGGAACCATCAATTATAGTGTCACTTCTGACCAAGGGAGCATCTGCATCAGAACCAACATTTGAAGGACAAAGTGCTCTTAGCATTTGTAAGAGATCGACAAGGCCAAAGGAATATCAgatgaaaagagagaaagggCAGGAAGCAAACAAAGATCGTATGTGCATTGATATCCTGGAGAGAGAAATGCGTAGAAATCCAATTGCAGGGGATGCATCTATCTCATCCCTTGCAATGGCTGATGATCTGCATATGAAATTTCTCTACCTAGAAGACAGAG TGGCATTTGCACGGATGTTTTTTCCTACTGAAGCCAAACTAGCTATGGAAATTGCACATGCTGAAACCACATCCGAGCTTGCTGGTCTTTTGTCATCAAGAGGTTCAAGTGGGAACTTGATGGAGGTAGATTTGAATGAAACACCCATTACTCAGAACAAAAGGCTTCTTTCAAGAATAGAAACTCTTACCAGAACAG TTGAGTTGGGAAGGCGCTATTTCCCCCATTGCTCCCAGGTGCTTGATAAGTTTATGGAGGATGATTTACCCGACGCGTTCTACCTTGAGAAGGGCACGCCAGAAGAGCAGAGAATGAAGCGGATGCGCTACATGGAACTCAAAGATGAAGTTAACAGAGCATTCAACAAGGACAAAGCCGAGCTTCACCGTTctggtttttcttcttcatattCGGCTTCCTTCAAAGAGCGGACGAGTTACAAAGTTCAAAAACTCTGA